The segment CCATGAGCACTGCTTCAGCGGGGTCGTCTCGCAGATCATGCGAAAGTCCGCGGTGGACATGGATGTCTCCGGCTACAAAGGGCTCACCATGCCGCGCGGCGGCAGGTGTCCCAAGAATCATGTGATCCCGGATGCCACCGTCGCCCCCCGTGAGATCCGCCTGTTCCGCGGCGCGGATCCCTGGATGCCCAGCGACGGAGTCGCCATGGTCGTCGAGGTGACATCGAGCAATCCGGAGCGCGACCGCGTCGCCAAACGGCACTGCTACGCCCGCGCCGGCATCCCGCTCTACCTGCTCGTGGACCGCGGCAAGTCCACCCTCACGCTGTTCAGCGAGCCTTCCGGGGACGACTACGAAGGGCACAACACCGCCCCCATCGGCAAATCCCTCCCCCTCCCCGACCCCTTCTCCTTCGACCTGGAAACCATCGACCTCCTCTGAATCCCGGGCCCCGAACTACCCTGGCCCCCATGGCCCATGACCTCAGTGCCCTCAGCCCGGAATACCTCGCCTTCTGGGGCGAGTATCTGATGCCGACCCTCACCACGCTGCGTACGGACGGGACGCCCCATGTCGTTCCGGTAGGCGTCACCTACGACGCCGGGCAGCGGATCGCGCGGATCATCACCCGCAAGGACAGCGCCAAGGTCAAGAACGTCCTCGCCGCCGGGGCGGACGGTGCCACCGTCGCCGTGTGCCAGGTCGACAAGGGGCGCTGGGCGACGCTGGAGGGCCGCGCCCGGGTGCGTACGGACGCCGAGTCGGTGGCCGACGCGGTGCGCCGGTACGCCGAGCGGTACGGCCGGACGCCGACGCCCAACCCCGATCGCGTCATGATCGAGATCGCGGTGACCAGGGCGATGGGCCGGGCCTGAGCGCCGGCCCGAGAGCCGCTCCCCTCCCGCGGGGGGCGCCTCCGGCCCGCTGACCGCGACCCGCTCGCCCGCTGGCCGGAAACGGTCCCTCCGGATCCGCTCCGGGCCACCCACCTGGTACTCAAGAGCGACAGGAACCGAACAGCTCCGCGCAATCACGGACGACACCGGACCTGTCCCTGCAAAAGACAGCAGCTGGAGGCCGTATGGCGTCGGCAGTGTGCAACGTGACGACCGTTCCGCGCCGTCCGTCCCCCGCCCGGCCGCATCCGCACGCCGAGCTCTGCCCGCGCTGCGGCGGCCAGCTCGCGGTCAATCAGGACGGCTGGAAGATCTGCCACGCCTGCGGCTATGCCTCGCCGCCCGGTACAGCCCCTCCTCCACGGGCCGCTCGCGGGGGTATCGTCGCCCCCACAGTCGCCACGCCCCGGAGGGCACGATGAACTCGGTCCGAGTCACGGCGATCGCCTGCCTGATGCCGCTGTCCGAGCTGGACGAGGATCCGTTCCTGGTCGATGACCGCAGCCAGCACGACATGTGCAAGCAGTGGGCGGCGGCCCGTGACTACCACCTGACCTGCCAGCTCAGCCTGCACCAGCTGCGCGCCGACCACAGCGCGCTGTGGCGGGACGTCGAAGAGGGCCTGGTCGATGTGTTCGTGGCGCCCAACCGCCGGGCGCTGGAGAACGCCATCGCCGGCGCGGACGAGTTCACCAAACGGTGCGCCGCGGCCGGCGTCCGCCTGGAGACCGCCGACCTCGACGAGCCGGTCTACACCCTGGCGATGAAGTCGCAGGTGCACCGGCGGCTGTCGATGCCGACGGCCGGATACAACGGCTGCTGAACGGCCCGCTGCCGGGCGCGCGGGCGGATACGGAAACGCGAGAAGGGCCGGGTCTCCCCGGCCCTTCCGCACGTCATACGCCGGGCGTCCGCGCCCCGGCCGCGGCCGTCACTCCGGCCGCTTGGGGCGCCAGACCACCAGCGCGCTGGTCTGCTGCACATCCTGATACGGCACCAGATCGCGCCGATAGGAGGCGTGCACCGCCGCCTCCCGCTGCTGCATCGCGCTGGCCGCGCCCTCCAGGGCGCCCTGGAGCTCGACGACCCGCTGCTGGAGGGCCGCGACCTGGTTTTCCAGCTCGATGATGCGCTTGATGCCGGCGAGGTTGATGCCCTCGTCCTGGGACAACTGCTGCACCGTACGGAGCAGTTCGATGTCCCGGGCCGAATAGCGGCGGCCCCGCCCGGCCGTGCGGTCGGGCGAGACCAGCCCCAGCCGGTCGTACTGTCGAAGGGTCTGCGGATGCAGGCCGGAGAGCTGAGCCGCGACGGAGATGACATACACCGGCGACTCATCGGTCAGTTCATAGGGGTTACGACGCTGCCCGCCCCGGCTGTCCATCTCAAGCTCCCTTCGCGGCCTGGAACAGCTCTGCCCGCGGGTCCGGGCCCGCGGT is part of the Streptomyces platensis genome and harbors:
- a CDS encoding pyridoxamine 5'-phosphate oxidase family protein, producing the protein MAHDLSALSPEYLAFWGEYLMPTLTTLRTDGTPHVVPVGVTYDAGQRIARIITRKDSAKVKNVLAAGADGATVAVCQVDKGRWATLEGRARVRTDAESVADAVRRYAERYGRTPTPNPDRVMIEIAVTRAMGRA
- a CDS encoding heat shock protein transcriptional repressor HspR; the protein is MDSRGGQRRNPYELTDESPVYVISVAAQLSGLHPQTLRQYDRLGLVSPDRTAGRGRRYSARDIELLRTVQQLSQDEGINLAGIKRIIELENQVAALQQRVVELQGALEGAASAMQQREAAVHASYRRDLVPYQDVQQTSALVVWRPKRPE
- a CDS encoding Uma2 family endonuclease, with translation MTAMAHAPMPTDEETLLDYFLALDTPTGFRAELIEGEIVVTPPTDGTHEHCFSGVVSQIMRKSAVDMDVSGYKGLTMPRGGRCPKNHVIPDATVAPREIRLFRGADPWMPSDGVAMVVEVTSSNPERDRVAKRHCYARAGIPLYLLVDRGKSTLTLFSEPSGDDYEGHNTAPIGKSLPLPDPFSFDLETIDLL